A genomic stretch from Primulina huaijiensis isolate GDHJ02 chromosome 14, ASM1229523v2, whole genome shotgun sequence includes:
- the LOC140956675 gene encoding leucine-rich repeat receptor protein kinase HPCA1-like isoform X2, with product MMWRIHLSLLVALVQVLTIGALTNPDDSAALNALRDQWTNVPPNWSGADPCGDGWDGITCTGDRVVSITLASINLSGELTSDIVGLSELQILDLSYNKEMTGPLPSSLENLKNLTSLMLVGCGFSGPIPSSIGSLQKLVYLSLNSNNFIGDIPPSIGYLSRLLWLDIADNKITGTIPVSNGTTPGLDMLVRTKHFHFGNNQLSGEIPSQLFSSNFSLIHLLLENNQLTGSIPSTLGLTSSLEVVRLDRNGLSGSVPENMNNLTNVQSLFLSNNQLTGPLPDLSGMVVLHTVDLSNNSFDATDIPPWFSSLPSLTTLIMDHTRIQGQLPVSMFSISQLQTISLKNNRVNGTLNIGSDYSSQLQMIDLRNNFVDSFTQRPGYNIEIILLGNPVCDEGGTETYCTTARQPSTSYSTPTENCVPSSCALAQISSPKCKCAYPYAGDLVFRAPLFSSFGNTSLYELLHQKLMLAFGTGGLPVDSVSLSNPTKNMDDYLILNLQVFPSDQEYFNRTGISRIGFVLSNQTFKPPHEFGPFYFNADRYEYFAGLTRGSHNSSSNKFIIAAAAGGSVLFLLLLLAGIYALFQKRRAEMAGKKSDPFASWNPNTDSGGVPEVKGAKCLSFEELKKGTNNFSETNDIGTGGYGKVYRGTLSHGQLVAIKRARQGSMQGGLEFKTEIELLSRVHHKNVVSLVGFCFEQGEQLLVYEYIANGTLKDSLSGKNGIRLDWMRRLRIALGASRGLQYLHDLADPPIIHRDIKSNNILLDERMNAKVADFGLSKPVGDPEKGHVSTQVKGTMGYLDPEYYMTQQLTKMSDVYSFGILLLELLTARTPIDKGKYIVREVKLRMDKTKDMYNLHGLLDPIIAFSMPPRSLENFVDLALRCVHESGESRPPMSEVVKEIERIMEMSGLNPNVESTSSSTSYEGASKSQDHIYSNESIFSYSAGNLPSKLEPK from the exons ATGATGTGGAGAATTCATCTGTCTTTGCTGGTTGCTTTAGTTCAGGTTTTAACAATAGGAGCATTGACAAATCCAGATGACT CTGCTGCTCTAAATGCTCTGAGAGATCAATGGACGAATGTACCGCCCAACTGGTCCGGGGCTGATCCTTGTGGAGATGGCTGGGATGGAATTACCTGCACAGGGGATCGTGTTGTCTCCAT CACATTGGCAAGCATCAATTTGAGTGGTGAGCTAACATCAGACATTGTTGGACTATCCGAGTTGCAGATCCT GGATCTGTCATACAACAAAGAAATGACTGGACCACTTCCTTCATCGTTAGAGAACTTGAAGAACTTAACGAGCTT AATGCTAGTTGGCTGCGGATTTTCTGGTCCTATACCATCGTCGATCGGATCTCTTCAAAAGCTGGTTTACCT GTCTCTGAATTCGAACAACTTCATTGGTGACATACCACCTTCCATTGGATATTTATCACGTCTACTTTGGCTGGATATAGCTGATAACAAGATTACTGGAACCATCCCGGTCTCTAACGGAACCACACCTGGTCTTGATATGCTTGTGCGCACGAAACACTT TCATTTTGGGAATAATCAGCTATCTGGTGAAATACCATCCCAGCTGTTTAGCTCAAATTTTAGTCTTATACATTT GCTTCTTGAAAACAATCAACTAACTGGAAGCATCCCTTCCACTCTTGGACTTACATCATCTCTGGAGGTGGT ACGGCTCGATAGGAACGGTCTAAGTGGTTCTGTTCCAGAAAACATGAACAACCTCACCAATGTCCAGTCACT GTTTCTGTCAAACAATCAGTTGACTGGACCTTTACCTGATCTCAGTGGCATGGTAGTGCTCCACACCGT GGACTTGAGCAATAATTCTTTTGATGCAACGGACATTCCACCATGGTTTTCTTCTTTACCGTCCTTAACGACACT GATTATGGATCACACACGAATTCAAGGGCAACTTCCCGTTTCCATGTTTAGCATTTCTCAGTTGCAAACTAT CTCGTTGAAGAACAATCGTGTCAACGGTACCTTGAATATTGGCTCCGATTATAGCAGCCAACTACAGATGATTGATTTAAGAAACAACTTTGTTGATTCCTTTACTCAACGACCTGGTTACAACATTGAAATAAT ACTTTTGGGTAACCCAGTGTGTGATGAAGGTGGAACCGAGACTTACTGCACCACTGCTAGACAGCCGAGCACTTCATACTCAACACCAACAGAAAATTGTGTACCGTCTAGCTGCGCGTTGGCTCAAATTTCAAGCCCAAAATGCAAATGTGCATATCCCTACGCAGGGGACCTGGTTTTCAGAGCTCCTTTGTTCTCCAGCTTTGGAAACACATCTCTTTATGAACTTCTCCACCAGAAACTGATGCTTGCATTCGGGACTGGTGGTCTTCCGGTGGATTCAGTTTCTTTAAGTAATCCAACAAAAAATATGGATGACTACCTTATATTGAATCTTCAAGTTTTTCCATCGGACCAAGAATATTTCAATAGAACTGGGATTTCTAGAATTGGATTTGTACTAAGCAATCAAACTTTCAAGCCACCACATGAATTCGGACCGTTTTATTTCAATGCTGACCGCTATGAATACTTTGCAG GCTTGACCAGGGGGTCGCATAATTCATCaagcaataaatttataattgcaGCAGCAGCCGGTGGATCAGTCCTCTTTTTGCTGTTACTCCTTGCAGGAATTTATGCTCTCTTCCAGAAGAGAAGGGCTGAAATGGCAGGCAAAAAGAGCGATCCTTTCG CATCCTGGAACCCAAATACAGACAGTGGTGGAGTCCCTGAGGTTAAAGGAGCAAAATGTTTGTCATTTGAAGAACTtaagaaaggcacaaataactTCTCAGAAACCAATGATATTGGAACTGGTGGATATGGAAAG GTTTATAGAGGAACTCTATCTCATGGACAATTGGTTGCTATTAAAAGGGCTCGGCAAGGATCAATGCAGGGTGGTTTGGAGTTCAAAACTGAGATCGAGCTTCTCTCGAGGGTACATCACAAGAATGTTGTCTCTCTCGTGGGTTTTTGTTTCGAGCAAGGTGAACAGTTGCTAGTGTATGAATACATCGCAAATGGCACGTTGAAGGACAGTCTCTCAG GGAAGAATGGGATCAGATTAGATTGGATGAGGAGACTTCGAATAGCTCTTGGAGCATCACGAGGGTTGCAATATCTGCACGACCTCGCGGATCCACCCATCATACACAGGGATATCAAATCAAACAATATATTACTAGACGAACGAATGAATGCTAAAGTAGCAGATTTTGGTCTCTCTAAGCCAGTAGGTGATCCTGAAAAGGGTCATGTTTCAACTCAAGTTAAAGGCACAATG GGATACTTGGATCCTGAATACTATATGACACAACAATTGACCAAAATGAGCGACGTATACAGCTTTGGGATATTGCTATTAGAACTTCTAACTGCAAGAACTCCTAttgacaaagggaaatacattgtTCGGGAAGTGAAGCTGAGGATGGACAAAACTAAGGATATGTACAACCTTCATGGCCTTCTCGACCCAATTATTGCTTTCAGCATGCCACCAAGAAGTCTCGAAAATTTTGTTGACCTGGCTTTGAGATGTGTTCACGAGTCAGGCGAAAGCAGGCCCCCTATGAGTGAAGTGGTTAAAGAGATAGAACGTATTATGGAAATGTCAGGTTTGAATCCTAATGTCGAATCCACATCATCATCAACGAGTTATGAAGGGGCGAGCAAAAGTCAAGATCATATATATAGCAATGAAAGTATTTTCTCTTACAGTGCTGGTAATCTCCCTTCGAAGTTGGAACCCAAGTAA
- the LOC140956675 gene encoding leucine-rich repeat receptor protein kinase HPCA1-like isoform X1 has protein sequence MMWRIHLSLLVALVQVLTIGALTNPDDSAALNALRDQWTNVPPNWSGADPCGDGWDGITCTGDRVVSITLASINLSGELTSDIVGLSELQILDLSYNKEMTGPLPSSLENLKNLTSLMLVGCGFSGPIPSSIGSLQKLVYLSLNSNNFIGDIPPSIGYLSRLLWLDIADNKITGTIPVSNGTTPGLDMLVRTKHFHFGNNQLSGEIPSQLFSSNFSLIHLLLENNQLTGSIPSTLGLTSSLEVVRLDRNGLSGSVPENMNNLTNVQSLFLSNNQLTGPLPDLSGMVVLHTVDLSNNSFDATDIPPWFSSLPSLTTLIMDHTRIQGQLPVSMFSISQLQTISLKNNRVNGTLNIGSDYSSQLQMIDLRNNFVDSFTQRPGYNIEIILLGNPVCDEGGTETYCTTARQPSTSYSTPTENCVPSSCALAQISSPKCKCAYPYAGDLVFRAPLFSSFGNTSLYELLHQKLMLAFGTGGLPVDSVSLSNPTKNMDDYLILNLQVFPSDQEYFNRTGISRIGFVLSNQTFKPPHEFGPFYFNADRYEYFAGLTRGSHNSSSNKFIIAAAAGGSVLFLLLLLAGIYALFQKRRAEMAGKKSDPFASWNPNTDSGGVPEVKGAKCLSFEELKKGTNNFSETNDIGTGGYGKVYRGTLSHGQLVAIKRARQGSMQGGLEFKTEIELLSRVHHKNVVSLVGFCFEQGEQLLVYEYIANGTLKDSLSGKNGIRLDWMRRLRIALGASRGLQYLHDLADPPIIHRDIKSNNILLDERMNAKVADFGLSKPVGDPEKGHVSTQVKGTMQGYLDPEYYMTQQLTKMSDVYSFGILLLELLTARTPIDKGKYIVREVKLRMDKTKDMYNLHGLLDPIIAFSMPPRSLENFVDLALRCVHESGESRPPMSEVVKEIERIMEMSGLNPNVESTSSSTSYEGASKSQDHIYSNESIFSYSAGNLPSKLEPK, from the exons ATGATGTGGAGAATTCATCTGTCTTTGCTGGTTGCTTTAGTTCAGGTTTTAACAATAGGAGCATTGACAAATCCAGATGACT CTGCTGCTCTAAATGCTCTGAGAGATCAATGGACGAATGTACCGCCCAACTGGTCCGGGGCTGATCCTTGTGGAGATGGCTGGGATGGAATTACCTGCACAGGGGATCGTGTTGTCTCCAT CACATTGGCAAGCATCAATTTGAGTGGTGAGCTAACATCAGACATTGTTGGACTATCCGAGTTGCAGATCCT GGATCTGTCATACAACAAAGAAATGACTGGACCACTTCCTTCATCGTTAGAGAACTTGAAGAACTTAACGAGCTT AATGCTAGTTGGCTGCGGATTTTCTGGTCCTATACCATCGTCGATCGGATCTCTTCAAAAGCTGGTTTACCT GTCTCTGAATTCGAACAACTTCATTGGTGACATACCACCTTCCATTGGATATTTATCACGTCTACTTTGGCTGGATATAGCTGATAACAAGATTACTGGAACCATCCCGGTCTCTAACGGAACCACACCTGGTCTTGATATGCTTGTGCGCACGAAACACTT TCATTTTGGGAATAATCAGCTATCTGGTGAAATACCATCCCAGCTGTTTAGCTCAAATTTTAGTCTTATACATTT GCTTCTTGAAAACAATCAACTAACTGGAAGCATCCCTTCCACTCTTGGACTTACATCATCTCTGGAGGTGGT ACGGCTCGATAGGAACGGTCTAAGTGGTTCTGTTCCAGAAAACATGAACAACCTCACCAATGTCCAGTCACT GTTTCTGTCAAACAATCAGTTGACTGGACCTTTACCTGATCTCAGTGGCATGGTAGTGCTCCACACCGT GGACTTGAGCAATAATTCTTTTGATGCAACGGACATTCCACCATGGTTTTCTTCTTTACCGTCCTTAACGACACT GATTATGGATCACACACGAATTCAAGGGCAACTTCCCGTTTCCATGTTTAGCATTTCTCAGTTGCAAACTAT CTCGTTGAAGAACAATCGTGTCAACGGTACCTTGAATATTGGCTCCGATTATAGCAGCCAACTACAGATGATTGATTTAAGAAACAACTTTGTTGATTCCTTTACTCAACGACCTGGTTACAACATTGAAATAAT ACTTTTGGGTAACCCAGTGTGTGATGAAGGTGGAACCGAGACTTACTGCACCACTGCTAGACAGCCGAGCACTTCATACTCAACACCAACAGAAAATTGTGTACCGTCTAGCTGCGCGTTGGCTCAAATTTCAAGCCCAAAATGCAAATGTGCATATCCCTACGCAGGGGACCTGGTTTTCAGAGCTCCTTTGTTCTCCAGCTTTGGAAACACATCTCTTTATGAACTTCTCCACCAGAAACTGATGCTTGCATTCGGGACTGGTGGTCTTCCGGTGGATTCAGTTTCTTTAAGTAATCCAACAAAAAATATGGATGACTACCTTATATTGAATCTTCAAGTTTTTCCATCGGACCAAGAATATTTCAATAGAACTGGGATTTCTAGAATTGGATTTGTACTAAGCAATCAAACTTTCAAGCCACCACATGAATTCGGACCGTTTTATTTCAATGCTGACCGCTATGAATACTTTGCAG GCTTGACCAGGGGGTCGCATAATTCATCaagcaataaatttataattgcaGCAGCAGCCGGTGGATCAGTCCTCTTTTTGCTGTTACTCCTTGCAGGAATTTATGCTCTCTTCCAGAAGAGAAGGGCTGAAATGGCAGGCAAAAAGAGCGATCCTTTCG CATCCTGGAACCCAAATACAGACAGTGGTGGAGTCCCTGAGGTTAAAGGAGCAAAATGTTTGTCATTTGAAGAACTtaagaaaggcacaaataactTCTCAGAAACCAATGATATTGGAACTGGTGGATATGGAAAG GTTTATAGAGGAACTCTATCTCATGGACAATTGGTTGCTATTAAAAGGGCTCGGCAAGGATCAATGCAGGGTGGTTTGGAGTTCAAAACTGAGATCGAGCTTCTCTCGAGGGTACATCACAAGAATGTTGTCTCTCTCGTGGGTTTTTGTTTCGAGCAAGGTGAACAGTTGCTAGTGTATGAATACATCGCAAATGGCACGTTGAAGGACAGTCTCTCAG GGAAGAATGGGATCAGATTAGATTGGATGAGGAGACTTCGAATAGCTCTTGGAGCATCACGAGGGTTGCAATATCTGCACGACCTCGCGGATCCACCCATCATACACAGGGATATCAAATCAAACAATATATTACTAGACGAACGAATGAATGCTAAAGTAGCAGATTTTGGTCTCTCTAAGCCAGTAGGTGATCCTGAAAAGGGTCATGTTTCAACTCAAGTTAAAGGCACAATG CAGGGATACTTGGATCCTGAATACTATATGACACAACAATTGACCAAAATGAGCGACGTATACAGCTTTGGGATATTGCTATTAGAACTTCTAACTGCAAGAACTCCTAttgacaaagggaaatacattgtTCGGGAAGTGAAGCTGAGGATGGACAAAACTAAGGATATGTACAACCTTCATGGCCTTCTCGACCCAATTATTGCTTTCAGCATGCCACCAAGAAGTCTCGAAAATTTTGTTGACCTGGCTTTGAGATGTGTTCACGAGTCAGGCGAAAGCAGGCCCCCTATGAGTGAAGTGGTTAAAGAGATAGAACGTATTATGGAAATGTCAGGTTTGAATCCTAATGTCGAATCCACATCATCATCAACGAGTTATGAAGGGGCGAGCAAAAGTCAAGATCATATATATAGCAATGAAAGTATTTTCTCTTACAGTGCTGGTAATCTCCCTTCGAAGTTGGAACCCAAGTAA